In Acipenser ruthenus chromosome 1, fAciRut3.2 maternal haplotype, whole genome shotgun sequence, the genomic stretch CACAAAATTCTGATGAGCTTTGATTAAATCCCAGCATGGTCGCTCATCCTTAAGTTTTGTACCACAGCTTGAATGTGACTACGGAATCAAATGgaaataacaatatttaaaaactaaCCTTACCAACCTTGTCAATACTTATAACTTGGAGCCAAAAGACttgaaatttatttatttattttttataaagactACATCTGCGTTACTGGGGTGGGATAGGGTGAAAAATCAGGGATGAGAGTTCGGAGTTAGACGAACAAACAAGGTCTAAACATTTGTAAATGTGgcgcacacatacagtataaccAGCATTTAGCTGCTGGTTTGGAGTTCAACCAGCGATGAGGAAATAGATGAGCAGTGATGGGTCAGATGTCCTACACTCTGGTAAATGTCCTAACACTCATGTTCTAAAACAAGTCTACTTCTTGTCTTGTAGCACAATTTTAGCATAACTTACTGTGAAGAAAAACATTTCTGGATGTACCAAAtttacacaggaaaaaaaaaaagaaattaggcCTAGCACTCTCATCCCTGCAATGCAACAAGCCTGCCTCTACATTTATACAGGGTGTTTCCAGGACCATATCTGAAGAGACTGCAAATCCATCAAAGTAGTGTTCTACAATCTAATGCTGGGGAATTGTGAGACAGGAGCctgttttgtacaaaaaaaaaaaaaaaatacacaacttTCTTTTGAGGATTAAGCATGTGTGACACATCTATAGCAATTTCTCATTTTTCATCTGCGAATTAATCTTGTTAAGAAATCTTCAAGGCGAGTATTTATCTTGGTTTCATGGTACAGAACAGGCAAGCCTGGTAAGTGTGAAAGGGTTAGAGCTATTGATGTTAACAGGCCTCTCTTAGCGTATCACACAGACCACGTTTTCTTGCAATATCAATTGTTTTATATCAAAATGTTCTTCAGGAGAGGGGGCTTGGTGTTGCGGTGCTTTtaccttcattttttttgtaacttatGTTTTCAGAAATATCTTCAATAAAATGGCTTACCAGACACATTATATTTACCAATTTGATACAAGACCATACATTTTATTGGGATTTCATTAGTATACAGTAGGGAGCTAAATACTTTCACATTTTATATACACTTAAATAATATTACAGGTACGATGTAAACTATTAGTAAATCCCAAACCACTGAGCAGCATTAGGATTGCCTGTATTTTGTCGGGGTGGGGGGTGCAGGGGGGCTATGACAATAATGAGACAAGTTACTAAACTGCAAACAAATCTCAAATTACTTCCAATCAAAAGTGGTaggagtgccccccccccccccccaaacaaaaggAGAGGTATGGAAAAAGTAGATCTTGCATTTTAGCTTTAGAAGGATCTCCGTTCTGTCACAGACGCACAGTCCTGCTTTCAACTATACCTCCACTCTCTCTAAGGAGTGGAAAGCGCAGTGCTAAGCAGATGGTCCAGACCAGTGTATTTACCTGTATGCTCCATTGAGCTCTGGGTGTACAACTGCAGGATCCATGCTTGCCCAGTGCGTGGCTTGAGTCAGGAAATCTTTATTGACACAGTTTTTCAGGCTGTCTGGAATGCGACCTGATatcaaaagaaagaaaggaagaacaAAAAAGCAAATGTCATTACTATCTCACTTGAATCAACATACCTGTACAATCTGACATGTCGCTTTGTCAGAAAGGAGGACAAAAAAACAGGGGCAAGAACAGAAGTGTGCTTTGTTTCATGTGCCGCAGCGTCATCCAACAGGAAGATGCTCCCCTGAGAAATAACAGCTGCTGTCAGATGCACACAGGAAGAAACAGCCGTCGTCTCcagctgtttattgcatggaTCATTACGGACGGGTACCTGGGGACAGCAAAAAGTCACCAGAAATGCCACTTTCCATCTGCCTTGAGACTGCCTTGTAAGTGATGCAAAATCAGACGTTCATTTCCGTCAGCAGCAGATCCAGATCAAATCGATTTCAGCTGtgactctgtcagccccagtaAGGATGGCGGGCTGGCAGAATTCGTTGTCATATACTGGCACCAATGGTGGAATGACCTAATGAGCGTCCAATGCAAAGGATGCAAGAGGAGGGTTTCTTCTGGTTGCAGACTGGACTGGGCTGCtgccagtttgatattggaacaagatgagattgagtttaaCAGCCTGGTTTCATGATGCACAAGGAAAATGTGGCAACCTGTCACATAGGGTGAAGGGCCTAGTGAGAAACAGCAGGGAAACAAACCTCACAGACTGTCTGCCAATCACATACCAAGTGCATTTTCAAAGTGTGTTGTAAATAAGCAAAACATTTAGAGACTAACAGGATCATGAAAAGCACTTCTTCCAATTCCCTCCAGTAATCAGTAATTGTGATCTGTGTATGGACACCCACCAGTCAACTACTGTATAAATCCATTGGAGCTCCGACTGACAACTGTGCCCGGTCATTGACGTCAATATCCGCTCATTTTGGGTGATGTTATTTTCTTAACATAAATGTAGAGTACTTCGGACATTAACCGGCCATTGTCAACAATTTCCAGTGAATCTTGTAAAGTTTGTAATCCATTGTAGTTCAGTCAGTATAGCTTATGGAAAGATTAAAAAAGCTATAAACAGCAACCACTAAACTACTATCTTCATTCCTAAGCCATGATCAGCAAGAACATTATCTCTGAAGAGTCATCCTTCTCGATTTGGATTACCGGTGAGACcaagcattgttttgttttttttttccccccagttatTTTCGGgattaaaaatatactttttggAGGACTGGATATTTCGGGATGTTTAAACAACTGCTTTATACAGCATTTAGATTTcctggactattattattattattattattattattattattattatttctcaattGACTTATCTGCTAGTAATCTGCTATTACCGTTTTACTGGTTTTGTGTTTCAAAGCATATTCATGTTTTTGTTACTTTTCTCGTTCTTTTCATTCCGAGCATTTGCAAATATTGTGTAAATAAAACTTTTGTGTTTGACTCATTTTCCCATTTCATATTTGCTATTAAGCAGTTCTATTTTCAGTGAGATTGTATCTCTGTTCTTCTCTTATTTTCTCCTCGAGCTCTCTGCTGcctgtcaatcactctattctcctatcctctctcgctgacctgggaatctctggcatgACTTTTACTGCACTTCAAAGGTAAGTATACACTTCAAAGCAAACAACAAATAGTAGGCATTTCTCACATTGTCTCgctctgtcactctctctctccagttcaaaACTAATCGATCGCCACTTGACAGTTCAGGCATAACTAATCAGGCAGGCACGACTGTTTTGGTCTAGCAAACATACGTTTACAATATGTCTGACTGTGTTTCATTGCCCGGTGGAGCATTCTCAAGAACAGCATTTCATTCCAAGGTAGATTTGTTTGGACACCCGActgtgaatgttgttttttttttttttttttagaaacacaaaACTTGGTACTTGCTGCTGTCCTCATCAAAAGTCGTGTTTCTGCAGCCATTCACATTGAGAATGGCGCTAGCATTAATCACAGTACAAGCCATTTTACTGCTTTGGAAGTGCGAGTGCAGCTGGGATACCTTGATAGCAGTGCTCCTGTATCATAAACTAGACGCATGTTCATAGATGGAGTTCGCTGAACGTAGGAGGATTCACTCCATGTCGGCACTTTGCACTCACCAGGCCCCTCCAATGTTTTTGGCATTTCTACACTAACAACACAAATGGACATGGGAGAAGGCATTTTGACGGAATTCCATCTACAGACAGAACACTTTCACCCATGCATATCagtgagtctcaatggggctaaCGGACCACCTTGTAGTGTATaaactatccttaagagtgcagaaaataaaaaccgtgttcacagtgctgtattggggcataaccgtagaactgtataaaaacaatataggcTTTATAATAACCACAGACACATGGACACACTGATGACGCTTCTCACATTTGTATTTGGCACAAATGCAGCTCCACAaatcgggagaatatatattttttttcctccataatgaattataaaattGAAATGCCAATcacataaaagtgcctaattttggtttgaaactagAAAAATCAATGGCTACCATGCACAGACATGATGGAtaatactgtaaagtgactgcatctgtacttgtcacttttttttataactcctttgtgcaaactccatggccgaacatgtatttaagacaaataaaaccgtgctcagttctgCTCAGTGTTGTAAAGGAGCAGGCTGGAAATGGCTCGCTCCGTGctctgctccagcaactaccccgctccgctcccctgCTCTATATACAAATGGATCGCTCcactcacactcactgtatcCATCAGAATTAAAAAGCAATTTTGTAACAGATAAGACAAACTAATACAATGCAATCAAACAAACACTATTTGCCATAAAGCACTGCACAGCCTCTCTTACCAACACCTGTGCTATTAATGCAAGCTGCTCTGacgaccctgctgctgctgtaactAACCTGTAACAGCCCTGCGGATCTCCCTTGCTGCCTCTTCCCTCATTTCGATGGAGGCTTGTTCACTGTACCACGCTGCGTGTGGAGTGCAGATCAGGTTTGGAGCGTCCTTCAGAGGACCTTGGCTAAAACTGAAGAGAGGAATAGAGAGGAATATGTAAGGTATACACCACAACGGgctgtgcggttcccatgatatataccacgcctggggtggtgataaggccAGAGGCGTAAGCCAAGGTCCTTTAACCACACCCgaaagtggtatatatcatcggatcCGCACGTCCTGAAGTGGTTTATACTGCTTATAAcatggctacctgtcatttggaggaagaaaaacaattacaataatttaaacacattttaaattaagacaaaaccataaacgtttattgtgtatacatctgcagtgtaatatagtcccaaatttaatttaattatatgtattgttcacttattaaaaagaaagttttttgtagtgtttttttttctactattTCATTTACCGGTAGCTGTTATTCATCTACTGCTATGTGTCTACtattgacagttgctggtgcacttatttatttttttattattttttttcacgatgactgctgtcttcactcggAAAGTTGGTGTTCcctattaaaggaaataggtgaaatgccactcatttttggcagtggttttgtaactaataacaaataaaatggcagtttgtcatggaattttgaATGTAGTGGTGcttagtgatttattcagtgtgaagcggctcattagtatacaagccgtgctatacgctatatatatatatatatatatatatatatatatatatatatatatatatatatatatatataaaaacattcacaACTAGAGAATTCATCTAAAAGATCACAAAGATTGGCAACAAAGTTATAATTAAAGTGAACTGTCTGTCCTTGCATTTAATGAAATAGCTTGTTGATTTGATATGCTTGTTGATTTGATATGATTTTTCTGGAGTTACATTTTTGGGGTTATTGTTAAACATTGCGTTGCATCGCAATTGGCATTGATATTTAACATTAGGTGTAGGGATCAATAATACTATAAGATGTGTCATCTTAAGAATGCAGGAAATGCAAAGTGAATATGAGAGTGCAAACAAACTGTTGTGCAAAGACATTCATCAGATTAAAACAGTCCGTCTGTTTTGTGAGAATGTGTTTCAAAACACTGCAGCCTTTTCTTTGCATGACCTGTGCCCAAACTATAGTCTGGCTGCCTGTACATACACAGAAGTTTGATTATCTAAAGGCACTTGGACACTGTATGTCTTCCTCAGACTGCTCAAAATCCCCTCCTATCTGCTCTCGCTCCCTCTTCTCTCTAATTTTATTACCACTGTGGCAATTTCAGCTGCGGTAGCAGTGTGCAAAACTGATTAGTGCAGTACCAATCACCACTGATGATTTGTCACAggtccagtacatcttatcttgtgtataAATGTCATCCTGTGCAAGGAACACACATGTAACTCAGGAATAGCGCAGTGGCAGGAAATACTGGGTCTGTggtatttacatacagtatatcaactGTCTTGTGATTCAGTTACAGTAACCAGTAGCATGTGAAATACAGAAATAGAACAGTGACAACTGTCTTCCAGGTACTGAAAACAACAAATGCGTTATAAACAAATAGCTTTAATAAAACCAAGAATTTCTCCGGCTCAAACAAGCGTTTACTTGCTGAGATATCAGAGGACAGGAAAAGACCCTACTCACTCCAGGTCACGTCAGTGTGAGAATGGGGCTGCTGGTCACATGCAAGTTAAAGGCAGAGCTGAACTGATCACCTGAAGGGCTCCGTTTCATGAACATCCAGCGCTGCCCCTCGTATCCTCCCCTCCTTCAGAGCCTGAGCCAGAGCCTTCTCATCAACCAGTCCTCCCCGAGCTGTGTTCACCAGGAATGCACCCTGCCgcatctagagagagagagagagagattacagaACCGAGCACAGCTACACTGCTTCCATACCAGCGATTTAATTTGCTATGAGGAGAGAGTCTGGATTTATACATTACATTCTATGGGACCACATGGACTTAATGAAACATCTCAATCCATATCTCTAAAatgttaaaagtttttaaaaattggATAATTCATCTTTGTATGCCAACTTGAATCTTCAGCAGTCTGGGGTTGAGAATTGCAGTCTAATGTCCTCTAATCTTTACTATTGAATAACTGTGTAAGTTAACTATGTAATGTGATCTGTTACGTATAGCAGAATATATgcctattttaaagtgttttaatataTCAATGTTTGAGTTTAATCACTGTATAATTACGCTATGTATATACCATACTAACAATTGATTCTAAAACGATTTCAGTTAATGAATGCTATGATTGGTGAAATGGTCCTCGTTAAGTTTAAATGTCTATggctattttttaattaataattattattgggTTGAATGGTGTCCTTTTATAAAGCTGTTTACAATTGACAAATCACTGCAACACCTGATGACGTCAACACTATGTGTCgaaatgtgttgtgtttgtttatgtgttttaataattaatatgaTGCATGTAAATATTAGCGAtcatcaaacaaaacacacattattatttatttcttagcagacgcccttatccagggcgactcacaattgttagaagatatcacattatttttacatacaattagccatttatacagttgggtttttactggagcaatctagtggtgctcaagagtacagcagcagtgtcccccacctgggattgaatccacgaccctccggtcaagagtccagagccctaaccactactctacactgctgcccacatggCTTACATGTCATTGctgaaaaccattttttttaatgctttttgaaTGCCTtcaagtataatatatatatatatatatacagttcagAACTATTTTTGTATGCAAATTACTATTACCTTTGTTTAACACAAGGGGGCAGTACTTCATACAAATAAGGCACACCTGACAAAAACAAACTCTGCATTGTACACCACTgtcaataagaacataagaaagtttacaaacgagaggaggccattcggcccaccttgctcgtttggttgttagtagcttatggttcctagaatctcatcaagcagcttcttgaaggatcccagggtgtcagcttcaacaacattacaggggagttggttccagaccatcacaattctctgtgtaaaaaagtgcctcctattttctgttctggatgccccttgtgacccctggtccttgtttcttttttcaggtcgaaaaagtcccttgggtcgacattgtcgatgccttttagaattctgaaagcttgaatcagattgccgtgtagtcttctttgttcaagactgaaatgattcaattattttagcctgcatatgacatgccttttaaacccggaataattctggtcgctcttcttgcactctttctagaggagcaagatcctttttgtagcaaggtgaccagaattgaacaatattctaggtgaggtcttactaatgcattgtaaagttttaacattacttcccttgatttaaattcaacatttttcactatGTATCCGaccattttgttggccttttttatagcttccccacattgcctagatgaagacatttctgagtcaacataaactcctagatcgttttaatagattccttcttcaatttttgtatcacccatatgatatttataatgcctgcatgcagtactttacacttttctttatttaatgtcatttgccatgtgtctgcccagttctgaatgctgtctagatcattttgaatgatctttgctgctgcaacagtgtttgccactcctcctatttttgtgtcatctgcaaatgtaacaagtttgcttactataccagaatctaagtcattaatgtacatTACGAAGAGCAGAgaacccaatactgatccctgtggtataccactgattacctcgctccattttgaggtttctcctctaatcagtactttctgttttctacctgttaaccactccctaatccatgtgcatgcatttccttgaatccctactgcgttcagtttgagaattaattgtTTACgcaagactttgtcaaaagctttctggaaatctaaattgctttgcaattatccattgttaatgctgcatcctcaaaaaaatcaagcaggttagttacacactatctccctttcctaaaaccatgctgactgtctcccaggatactgttaccatataggtaattttccattttggatcttattatagtttccataagtttccatataatagaagtcaggcttttggtctgtagttacctggtttggttttgtctccctttttgtggataggtattatgtttgcaattctccagtctgtcggtacaaaccctgtctcaagagactgttgcatgatcttggttagcggtttgcaaataacttctttcatttctttgagtactattagaatgatctcatctggcccaggggatttgtttattttgagaactTTTACAACAAGCACCCTAATCTCAAATGCAGAGTTTTCCAAATCACACAGCATACAAAAAAGTGGCTTTCACCATCTGATCAGCCAGTAATTTCACCAGGCTGTGGATCGATTGTGGAGGCACTGCTCCTCCCACCTGTTTGATGGTGAAGTCGTTGATGAGGTGGTGGTTGTGTTCATTCAGACTGCAGTGCAGTGTCACGCAGTCACTATGAAACAGCAGGTCCTGCAAGGTGTTGACTCGCTGGAGGCCCAGCGCCCGCTCCATGCCATCGGAGAGGTACGGGTCATAGAAGATCACGTTGAAGCCAAACGCTTTGGCTCTCAGTGCGACCGCCTGCCCGACACGGCCTAGGACAAGAGGGGAACAATTAACATGCATGGATAACAGAAAACACACAGCGAGACTGTGCTTAGAGGGCACTCATAGATTCACTAATCATTAAAAACATAGAGATTGAAGAGATATGTGGAGAGGTGAGTCACTGTACAATGTGAAATGTCTAAATGCAGCCCAAGAGCCACTCATGGTCTGCCCCTACAGTACACTTAATCAGATTAATTTTTAACTCATTTTAATAGAATTGTCAAGGCCAGGGTTTAAATACAGTATCCTATAATTCTGGGCTTCTAGTTTTCTAAAATAGCAAACACTGTCTAATTAATTTTAGGGCCAAGTTGTTGGAGTTGttatacacacacaacacacacacacacacacacacacacacacgcattataatcaatcacatttattttgtataccacctttcatgccaaggcatcccaaagcgcttcatgacaaataaatatactatacaataatatagtataatatacaataaaatatcaaaaaaacatccaaaaacaaatgggACGTCATTaatatacataataaatatatataaatatattaaatatatatatatatagcgccaagggtttctgataaaaaaagacactccttataattgtttttatataccAACTTATACAGTGAAATACATGATACATGCTTACTTTAAAATTGCTTATCTGCTGCACAATGGAAAAGTTTCAGGAAGTTTTAGGTTATCTGAGGAACAACAAGAACCCTTTCCATGGTACTGTATTCCCTGTGCCAGTGAACAGGaacctgcctctgcctccacgTTTAAATAAACATCCACACGTGGTGGAATGAACAAACAATAAGCTGTGGAACAGAGTTCAAGAGCACGACATGCCATCCGTACAGCTTCCAAAATAcagctgggaggggaggggagggcaggggaggggaggggaggggaggggagggggggattgcagagctttgcatctccgctgaatgaaaaactgtgagatttgcatcgcaactgaaaataAGCAAGCCACAggtgcttaaatgcagtggtagtcctgacagtaaaatgctgtactgtaatgtcattttaattcaaaggcaaTTATACATAACAccacacggcagttaaactaggcaccctcacgagacgatcgcttctcaagtatactatagtaaaataggattctgcagccttcagtaaacataatcatgatcatataacaagttgcttacccacgaggacttgttttgatgtattgtcctcagtgattgagcaccattgacactgttgtatgctgtatttaaactgtattttgctaattgtaatgtgacgtggccgagggcagtgtaaatgatcaggctggagtcctgatttacagtttaaaaccggtgttggttttatttttcttacagtgcgGTGGGGAAACagccgctaataaaacaaacaaacaaaataaacatagcTCTCAGTTGgcgcactaactaaacaatactttgtgaactcatgacatctagtggtcaacccattacactgcagggaacaaagctttcattctcaaactaacatactgattctgcaccacagtaatcatattggtccgcttttaagaatcaactgcttataagaatcaaatcattcGCTTAAGAATCGACAGCTTATAAAATCCGCAATCTCTGAGGATGATGCAAGCAGCGTTGAAACATTAGCACTTCTGTATGGACTATAATAACTGTCTCACATACATGGATTAATTAAAGTTACACTGCGAAGCTACCATGTGTGCTCTCACCTTCCATGCTTTTAATGGAGAGTCCATTTAGTGAAGTCATCGGTCTTAAGCAGCCTATTCTAATTCACTGTCCTGCTGTGACTGAGCACCTGCTACTGTTTGAAATGTACCTGCTGAACATATATTTAcctgctgaatatatatatatatatatatatatatatatatatatatatatagtgtaaacaATTTCAGTCAAAATACGATATCTGCCATGTAATCCAAATGCTAAAAACAGCTTTCATTTCAAAACGCGATCATCTGACATTTCCAGTTTTCATCAAACCGCAATATATCCCATCGGCCAATCAGCATCACGCTTGCATCACAATTGGCAGCGCACATTATTAGAGAGTGAAAACTAAAAAACCACCAccctgaaaaacaaatacctgaTACACTGGGAGAGCCGAGTAAAATCACAGCATAAATTAGAGTGCTACCAGAGTTTAAACAGACCATAcgccctggcagaatatctgatCAGAGttaaagaccaaaaacaaaaacaactactgaCCAAATACAGATTGAGCGACCACACATTAGCAATCAAAAAGGGTCGACACAGAGCCACGTGGAGACCCAGAGAGAGGAGACTGTGTGAGCACTGTGAGTTAGACCACatagagacagagctccacttcctactgcaCTGCCCCAAATACAAGCTGCTCAGGGACACATTCTTACCCAAATTCACGAGGCACATCAGTGACTTCACCCACCTCTCAGAAACTGAAAAACTACAAATATTTTTAGGAGAGGTGTTGATAACATGTGCACTAGCTGCTGAATATGTGACTGCCTGCCAcagtttaagaaaaacaaattaacCTGCACTGAAAATGGTCttttcattgtgtctgtttatacactgtacctgtctgtttgtaggtttattttgctttggcaaaacttgtttattcctgtcatgccaataaagcttattgaattgaattgaattgaattgaattgaattgaaaactGGATCATGACCGGTCTGAATAAATCAGTCAAAATGAACAAATCTGATAAAATATCAGAGCCAGTGGTAACAT encodes the following:
- the LOC117421205 gene encoding C-terminal-binding protein 1 isoform X5; this encodes MDKHKVKRQRLDRIFEGIRPPIMNGPMHPRPLVALLDGRDCTVEMPVLKDVATVAFCDAQSTQEIHEKVLNEAVGALMYHTITLTREDLEKFKALRIIVRIGSGFDNIDIKSAGDLGIAVCNMPAASVEETADSTICHILNLYRRTTWLHQALREGTRVQSVEQIREVASGAARIRGETLGIIGLGRVGQAVALRAKAFGFNVIFYDPYLSDGMERALGLQRVNTLQDLLFHSDCVTLHCSLNEHNHHLINDFTIKQMRQGAFLVNTARGGLVDEKALAQALKEGRIRGAALDVHETEPFSFSQGPLKDAPNLICTPHAAWYSEQASIEMREEAAREIRRAVTGRIPDSLKNCVNKDFLTQATHWASMDPAVVHPELNGAYSHIQAVVQNLRMSDHAGI